The following are encoded in a window of Streptomyces sp. 11x1 genomic DNA:
- a CDS encoding aldo/keto reductase yields MEERAFGRSGQHASVVGLGTWQLGADWGDVDDKEALAVLEAAAESGVTFFDTADVYGDGRSEQTIATFLRSRPDLHVFVATKMGRRVEQIPENYVLDNFRAWNDRSRRNLGVDRLDLVQLHCPPTPVYSSDEVFDALDTLVAEERIAAYGVSVETCAEALTAIARPGVASVQIILNPFRMKPLLDVLPAAEEAGVAIIARVPLASGLLSGKYTKDTVFAENDHRTYNRHGESFDQGETFSGVDYGTGVEAAVEFAALAPEGFTPAQLALRWIIQLPGVTTVIPGARTPEQARANASAAALPELSGETLTAIRELYDRRIKEQVESRW; encoded by the coding sequence ATGGAAGAACGCGCATTCGGTAGGTCGGGTCAGCACGCGTCCGTGGTCGGTCTCGGCACGTGGCAGCTGGGCGCCGACTGGGGAGACGTCGACGACAAGGAAGCCCTCGCGGTGCTGGAGGCCGCGGCCGAGTCGGGGGTGACCTTCTTCGACACGGCCGACGTCTACGGTGACGGACGCAGCGAGCAGACCATCGCCACGTTCCTGCGGAGCAGGCCCGACCTGCATGTCTTCGTCGCGACGAAGATGGGCCGCCGTGTGGAGCAGATCCCCGAGAACTACGTCCTCGACAACTTCCGGGCCTGGAACGACCGCTCCCGCCGCAACCTCGGCGTGGACCGCCTCGACCTGGTCCAGCTGCACTGCCCGCCCACGCCGGTCTACTCCTCCGACGAGGTGTTCGACGCGCTCGACACCCTGGTCGCGGAGGAACGCATCGCCGCGTACGGGGTCAGCGTGGAGACCTGCGCGGAGGCGCTGACGGCCATCGCCCGGCCCGGCGTGGCGAGCGTGCAGATCATCCTCAACCCGTTCCGGATGAAGCCGCTCCTCGACGTCCTCCCGGCGGCCGAGGAGGCGGGGGTCGCGATCATCGCGCGCGTTCCGCTGGCCTCGGGGCTGCTGTCCGGCAAGTACACCAAGGACACGGTCTTCGCGGAGAACGACCACCGCACCTACAACCGGCACGGCGAGTCCTTCGACCAGGGCGAGACCTTCTCCGGCGTGGACTACGGCACGGGCGTGGAGGCGGCCGTCGAGTTCGCCGCGCTCGCTCCCGAGGGCTTCACCCCGGCCCAGCTGGCGCTGCGCTGGATCATCCAGCTGCCGGGCGTCACGACGGTCATCCCGGGCGCCCGCACGCCCGAGCAGGCCCGCGCCAACGCGTCGGCCGCCGCACTGCCTGAGCTGTCCGGCGAGACGCTCACGGCGATCCGGGAACTGTACGACCGCCGGATCAAGGAGCAGGTGGAAAGCCGCTGGTAG
- a CDS encoding FAD-dependent oxidoreductase, giving the protein MPRPLRVAIVGAGPAGIYAADALLKSDVATEPGVSIDLYERMPAPFGLIRYGVAPDHPRIKGIITALHQVLDKPQIRLFGNVDYPSDINLDDLRAFYDAVIFSTGATADRALDIPGIGLDGSYGAADFVSWYDGHPDVPRTWPLEAEKVAVLGVGNVALDVARVLAKTADELLPTEIPTNVYEGLKANKALEIHVFGRRGPAQAKFSPMELRELDHSPTIEVIVDPEDIDYDEGSIATRRGNKQADMVAKTLENWAIRDTGDRPHKLYLHFFESPTEILGEDGKVVGLRTERTALDGTGNVKGTGEFKDWDVTGVYRAVGYLSDKLPKLPWDVDSGTVPDEGGRVIEETGAHLQSTYVTGWIRRGPVGLIGHTKGDANETVANLLDDFANGRLHEPSAPAPEAVDAFLAERNVRFTTWEGWYKLDAAEKALGEPQGRERVKIVEREDMLRASGA; this is encoded by the coding sequence ATGCCCCGCCCTCTGCGGGTAGCCATTGTCGGAGCCGGACCCGCCGGGATCTACGCCGCCGACGCGCTGCTGAAGTCCGACGTCGCCACCGAGCCCGGTGTGTCCATCGACCTCTACGAGCGGATGCCCGCCCCGTTCGGACTGATCCGTTACGGCGTGGCCCCCGACCACCCCCGCATCAAGGGCATCATCACCGCCCTGCACCAGGTGCTCGACAAGCCGCAGATCCGTCTCTTCGGCAACGTCGACTACCCGTCGGACATCAACCTGGACGATCTGCGCGCGTTCTACGACGCCGTGATCTTCTCCACGGGCGCGACGGCCGACCGGGCGCTGGACATCCCCGGTATCGGCCTCGACGGCTCCTACGGCGCGGCCGACTTCGTCTCCTGGTACGACGGCCACCCCGACGTCCCGCGCACCTGGCCCCTGGAGGCCGAGAAGGTCGCCGTCCTCGGTGTCGGCAACGTGGCGCTCGACGTGGCCCGGGTCCTCGCCAAGACGGCGGACGAGCTGCTCCCGACCGAGATCCCCACGAACGTCTACGAGGGTCTCAAGGCCAACAAGGCCCTGGAGATCCACGTCTTCGGCCGCCGCGGCCCGGCGCAGGCGAAGTTCTCCCCGATGGAGCTGCGGGAGCTGGACCACTCCCCCACCATCGAGGTCATCGTCGACCCCGAGGACATCGACTACGACGAGGGCTCCATCGCGACCCGGCGCGGCAACAAGCAGGCCGACATGGTCGCCAAGACCCTGGAGAACTGGGCGATCCGCGACACCGGCGACCGCCCGCACAAGCTGTACCTGCACTTCTTCGAGTCGCCCACCGAGATCCTCGGCGAGGACGGCAAGGTCGTCGGCCTGCGCACCGAGCGCACCGCCCTGGACGGCACCGGCAACGTCAAGGGCACCGGCGAGTTCAAGGACTGGGACGTCACCGGCGTCTACCGCGCGGTCGGCTACCTCTCGGACAAGCTGCCCAAGCTGCCCTGGGACGTCGACTCGGGCACCGTCCCCGACGAGGGCGGCCGGGTCATCGAGGAGACCGGCGCGCACCTGCAGTCGACGTACGTCACCGGCTGGATCCGACGCGGTCCGGTGGGCCTCATCGGGCACACCAAGGGCGACGCCAACGAGACCGTCGCCAACCTCCTGGACGACTTCGCGAACGGCCGGCTGCACGAGCCGTCGGCGCCCGCGCCGGAGGCCGTCGACGCGTTCCTCGCGGAGCGGAACGTGCGCTTCACCACGTGGGAGGGCTGGTACAAGCTCGACGCGGCGGAGAAGGCGCTCGGTGAGCCGCAGGGCCGTGAGCGAGTGAAGATCGTCGAGCGGGAGGACATGCTGCGCGCGAGTGGCGCGTAG